TGGGATCGCCCGGACTTGAACATGAACGGGCCGGTCGTCCCCGTCTCCCGCAACAGCTCCAGCTTCTGCACATCCACCGGATTCATCACCCATGCCGTGGGGCGAGTGATGAAGGAGGTTTCCAGGGCGAGTTTGGCGTTCGACAGCGTCTTGATCAACTCACTGGGGACGGCAGGGATGACCTGCACCCCGGTGCGGTTGAGGATTCCCTGGAAGTCGTCACGTCCCACGGTCGCCGGGTCTCCCGAGAGTATGGCCGCCTCAAGAGCGCCAAGCACGAATTCGGCCAGACGTCGGTCGAGGATCCTCACGAGGTTCTTGTAGTCGCTGAGGAAGCGCTCCGGAAAAGCCTCGCTGAGGGTGGCGAACACCCTGTACCTGTCGCTGCGTTCCTCCATCGTGACAACACTCACGGGCTTCGCGGTGTTGTCGGCGACCGACTTCGCGGTGTCGGTGTTCACGCTCTCATACAAGTAGGCGAACCTGTTCCCGGCGTCGTCGTCCACCACAGGCCGTACGATCGAGGGGATCAACTCAAGAATGCTCAAGGGCCGTGTCGGGTTCGTCGCAGTCGGGCCAACAACCGTCGGCACGGTGACCGTAGCCCCAACGAGCGCCTTGATCTGCGGCTGACCATCAGGCGAGCGCAGAGTCGCAGCCTTGACAAGAGTGTCAGCCGCAGATGCGGCCCAGGCCGCCCCGGCCTTGAGGCCACTCGTTGAGTTCCGATCAGGCGTGCCCCTCACGAAATCGAGGAGCGCGCTGGAAGGCTCAGCCTTTTCCAGCTGAGGCTTCAACTCCTCAGCATGGTCAAAGGCATCGTTGGCGTCCTTGATCTCGGCATCCGTCAAGAGGCGGTTCTCGGTCTTGGCCTTCGCCAGGATGTCATCAGCGGCTTTGCGCGCCGCATCGAACTGCTGCCGGATCGAGCCCGGCTGTCGCGTATAGGACATTTGGAATACTTCCGTTCGTAAAGGTGCCCCTGCTCAGAGAAGGGCGGCATCGAATAGTGAGACGTCGCGGCGGTACGAACGGCGACAATCCCCACACAGGTGGACCGTCACGGCCCGATTGCGTCTACATGCGACGTTCGCAAGCGATCAGCGGGATCCTCTGCTGAAACCTCCGTCGAGGCTCGCATTTTCCTGTTACTGGGCGGCTCCGCTACTCCCCGTGGGTCTTCCGCGTTGGCTCCCGTTTCCGGTGGCTCTTCCGCGTTGCCGACAGGGTGGGCATGGCCTCAGTGCTTATTCGATTACAGCTTCTATTTTACTCGTCAAACCAGCTTTATGGAACGCCGGTACGACCCATTCTCGGGACCGATAATCACTCCAGCTCAATCTCAGCCAGACGAGCACGAGTGATTGCGATCGCTCCATCCAGGTCCCCGCCAATGGCTAACGTCGCCGCAGCCAGGTCATGCGCCAACCCGTCGATCACCTGCACGAACATCTCAACGATCTGATCTTTGGAGGGGACAGCTGCGGCAGCCTCAGCCATCACGGCCTCGGCCATCGCGATATGGAACATGTCGGTGTCGTTTTGCAGTTTCGCGAGAACCAGCCGCGCAACGGCTAGCTTCTTCTCCTTGGGTGTCAAGATTCGCCCCTTCTCGAGGTTGAGTAGTCCGCCGGAAACCGGCGTTCGATGTACCGAATCGCGCTGCTGGACAGTTCGCCCCGGAACTCTCCAAGAACCTCCGGCAGAAGCAAGTGGCGAGATTCAATCTCCGACCAGCTCTCCTGAATCTCTTCATCCGCGCTAAAACTCGACCAATGAGCCCACTCGTCCAACTGGTCTTTCGTAGGCAGTTGTGCATGGAGAAGAATGAAACAGTCACGAAGGAAATTGACCTGAGCTTTGGATGCGAATGCATCCTTGCTATAGACCGCGGGCCCGCCTGCGGGCTTCCTAGTCTTCTTAACCATGGTGTTGTTGAAACTGTTCTTCTTAGTGGGCGGTTCGCCGTCGTGTGGAAACGCCGTAGTGCGGGTTTCCAGCGCCACGGGATTGGACACAGAGTCCTCTGCTGCGTCGGGGTCGGACAGGACGTAATCGCGGCCGTCCATCTGCCCGGTTGCCCAGTCTCGCTTCCGTTCGATCGTCAAGTAACCCGCCTTGGTGAGTTCGCCAATTGACGTGCGAATCGCGTCGCGGCCTTCCGGGTTGCCCCGAACGAGAGACTCGATGGTGATATGCCACCCGGGCTTGTGGCTGAGCAACTGAGCGAGGAGTCCCCGCGCCCGGAGCGAGATGGATGGATCCCGAACCCACTTGTTGGGGATGCGGGTGAAGTCCTTCTCGAACGGGAGGGTGCTTCGAATGATTGCCATCAGGGAACGTCTTCCCGGGTGCCGGTGCCATGCCGAACTTCTTCCGGCGCAACTTGCGCCAGGAGCTGAGGCAACACTGTGGCCAGCTCCTGTGCCTCGGTGAGCGTCAGGGAGAGGATCCGGCCCCCGCCCTTTGCCAGCACGACCTGAGTCACGCCGCGCCGAACAGTCGCTGCTTCAAAAAAATGCGCCTCATTGGGCTTGACGGTCACTTGAACCCAATCCGCGCCTCGGACTACCTCATCGCGCCGTACCAGGTACGCGGTCAGGTCCCAATCGCCGATGACATCGGTTTGACGCCCCTTATGAGTGAAGAGCGTGTCCCGCCAGGGGGTGCTCTGCTTCTTGTTCGCCGTGCCCCTCGTGATTTCGGTATTGACGGCCCACGCCGGAGCCTCGACTGTCGTGTCGTTCATGATTTTGCCTTTCCGTTTTCTTGCTGTAATCCGGTCGCACCGGGATTGACGCTTCGGTTGTGTGTTTCCGAGATTTTGACCGGGGCACGGAGCACAAGTGGCACTCCCGGTGCCAAAGAGTCCCGTGCCCGGCTCAGCGGCCAACTGGTGGCTCGTGAGGCCGTACCCTCGACACTCCGCCACCCGTTCGGACGCACTTTCGGCAGTGACGCGATCAGGGGCGTGCATTCTCGGCACGGTGGGCGAAGGCTGCTGAAGCCGTTCTGGTGTCCCCACGCGAGTTGGCTGGCACAGCGGTGACACAAACCGAAGTCGAGCGCCTTGTTCTTGACCGTCTCCCAGGTGAACGCCTGGCCGGGCGTCTCCGGCTGCTGGGGCTTGACCATCAGATGCCCCCCTCAGTGCTCTGGGATTCTGACTGGAGCCGCAACAGCCTCAGACGCGCGTTCAGGACTTCGACCGGCACGCCGAGGGCGTCCGCCATGCTCGCGGCATCCTCGCCGTGCCGCTTCCACGCCTCCACAAGCTCTGGGTAGGGAATCAGGCGCATCGCGGCAATGTTGTTCGCCCGGATCTCCCGCTGTTCTCCTTCGTCGTCGTCGGCGTCGTCTTCCAGCGGATCGTCCATCTCGATGTGCGCCAGCTGGTGCGCCAGGACAAAACGATCCTGTTCCCGGCTCAGGCCGCTCTGCACGACGACTGTGTTGTACTGCGCCATGAACAGACCCAATGGGTCAATCGGCAGGTGACGAATCGCCACCCCAAGCTCCGCCGCGTGAGCGTACGGGTCGTACGAGTTCATATCTCAGTTCCTTAGCGAAGCTGCGGGCCTTGGCCCGTTTGGGTCATCTTGCTGGTCTCAAGCCACATAGACACGTCGGACTCCGCATAAACGACCGTCTTGCGCGACGGCTTTGCGAAGGCCGGCGGGAGGCCAAGGTAGCGGCGCTGCGCGAGCTGCGCCTTCGTCACACCTGGCACGAGAGCCACCACGTCGTCCGGCGACAGCCACTTCTCATCCATATTTTTCTCCCTCTCCATAATGACGCGCCTTCCTGAATCATGCGTCGATATGACACATAGCTTAATCACGTCGTGCGGGATAGTCGTTGTTTTGGAGCAAATTGTCAGTTATTGTGTCGCTGTGGCCCTTTTTGACCTTGAGAATGTAGGCGAGCGCATTGCTCGTTATCGAAAGATGAACGGCATGACAGCCGAGGAATTGGCGGCGCTCGCGGGATCCGGCTTGACGCGATCCGTAATCTCGAACATTGAGTCAGGGCGCAAAACGAACCTCACCGTGGCGCATCTCCTCGCCCTTTCCGAGGCGCTTGGCGTGCCGCCCACTGCCCTGGTTGTGTCGCTTGAGGAGCCGGAACGGGTCGTCGCAACCGGTACCAGCACCGGTGAGCTGACTTCCAATGACGTTGTCGAATGGCTCGCGGGAGCGCCGCTGGAAAAAGGAGAGCTGACGCCAGCCGGCCAAAAGGTCCGAGTGGCGCTATTCGGCATCCGCGAGTACTACCGTGCGCTGCGCGACTTGAAACACGCAGTCCAGGAGGGCGCTCATCTCGTTGCCGCGCTTGACGAACCAAATTTGAAGCGCATGTCTCAGGACGTCGTAGAGAAAGCTGACTACCTACGGGACATTGGCATCAAAGTGGGCCCAGCCAATCAGCGCCAACCCCTGGATACGGGCGAGTACGCATGGCTCGTAGAAACCGCCCGCGAGGCTGCCGCCGAAGTGGCGCACCGTTTCGCGGAAGAAGAACCCTCAAGCAGCAAAGACGACGCTCGAAAGCTGTGATCGACCATGGCCACCATCACCGCCTACACGACCGCCTCTGGCAAACGGTACCGGGTCCGGTATCGGAAACCGGACCGCTCGCAGACTGATAAACGGGGCTTCAAAACCAAACGGGACGCCGAGCTATACCTCGCCGGCATTGAAGTCTCGAAAAGCCGCGGTGCCTACGTCGATCCCTCTAAAACGCGTGTAACGGTCTCGCAGTGGATGGAGGTTTGGCTGGCATCCAGGAACGACATGCGGGCGACGACCCGCACCCGTGTCGAGGGCATCATTGGCACGCACATCAACTCGCAGCTCGGCGGAACGCCTCTAGGCGATCTCACTCGGCTTCGCACTCAACAGTGGGCCTCACAACTTCCCGGCGCACCTGAAACGGTCCGAAAGGTAGTCAACGTGCTGTCGGGTGCCTTGCAGTTCGCTATCGAGGATGGACGACTTGCAGCGAACCCTGCATCCCGCTTGAAACTCCCCAAGAAGACCAAGACGGCCAAGCGCTACCTTACGCACGACCAGGTGGCGGCGCTCGCTCAGGCGGTCGGCGAACGCTCCAACGGGTCCGCGCTGGGTTACGACATCCTCGTCCTCCTGCTGGCTTACTGCGGCCTTCGCTGGGGTGAACTGTGTGGCCTCAGAGTGCGTGACGTGGACTTGAAACGCGGCCGGCTGAGTGTCGAGCAAACCGTGGTCGCCGACAAGGGCTATCAGCGAGTTGAACCCCCGAAGGACTACGAGCACCGGTCAATTCCGATCCCTTTGTTCCTTCTTCCCCACCTTCAGAAACAGGTCGCCGGGCGCGCCGACGATGCTCCCGTGTTCTATGGGCAGCGCACAGGAACCCACCTCCGCAATCACGTTTTCCGCATCGGGTGGTTCGATGACGCCGCCGCCGCGGTCGGCCTCGTCGGGCTCACCCCCCACGAGTTGCGACACACTGCCGCGAGCCTCGCCGTGAGCGCAGGAGCGAACGTGAAAGCCGTACAACGCATGCTCGGCCACGCCCACGCTTCGGTCACCCTGGACGTCTATGCCGACCTATTCGATGAAGACCTGGATAGCGTTGCAGTCGCCCTCGATCACGCAGCTCTGAATTCAAATGTGGGCAAAATGTGGGCAGACGACCCAAAACCGGCCCTCAAAGCCCTTAACTAAAACTGCCCGGTTCCCTTATGAACAAAGGGAACCGGGCTGTTGTGACCCCAGCGGGATTCGAACCCGCGTTACCGCCGTGAGAGGGCGGCGTACTAGGCCGCTATACGATGGGGCCGTTTTCGCAACTAGACGAGTATGCCACAAGGTTTCTCGGTCGCCAAAACGAGCGCCAGACGAACGCCAGATGACGTCGAGCGAGCCCGAGAGGCGCCACAACCCGAGGTGTGAATCCGCCCAAAGAGCCGCGCACCGGGTTGAGAGTGCCGTCGCCGATCCGCAGACTGGGGAGCTTCCTGCCAGCGATCGAAAAGGAGCATCATGCTTACCCTGACGGAAACTGCCAGCACGGTGGTGAAGAACATTGCTGCCCAGAGCCTGGGCACAGAAGACGGTGGCCTGCGCGTCAGCAGCGACGAGGCCGGCGGCAGCGCGCTGAACGTGGCCATCGCAGCCGGGCCGGAACCGGCCGATGAGGTCATCGAGTCCGGCGGAGCCCACGTCTATCTGGAGCCGATCGTGGCGACCGCGCTCGCCGACAAGGTGCTTGACGCCGAGGTCGCCGAGGACGGCTCGGTGCGCTTCGCCATCGGCGATCAGGAGTAGACCGATTCCACGCCGGCACGTGCGCACGAGTTGCTGCGCGCGTGCCGACGCACGCCGTATGGTCAGAACATGAGACTGACCAAGCAGGAACACGCGTGCTTCATCGTCGAGGAAGACGGCCAGAAACTCGTCATCGACCCGGGTTCATACACGACACCGCTGCTCGGCGTCGACGGCGTCATTGCCGTGGTGATCACCCATGAGCACGCCGATCATTGGACCCCAGACCAGCTGAAGGCAATCCTTGATCACAATCAGGATGTCGCGATCTACGGCCCTCCCGGCGTGGTCGCCGCCGTCGGTGACGACTTCACCGTCCACGCCGTTCACGAGGGCGACGAGGTGACCGTGGGGCCGTTCACCCTCAAGTTCTTCGGCTCGAAGCACGCCGTCATCCACTCGTCGATTCCGGTGATCGACAACACCGGCGTGCTGATCAACGACCGCATCTATTACGCCGGCGACTCCTTCACCATTCCTCCGGTGAAGGTCGACACGCTCGCCGTTCCGGCGGGGGCGCCCTGGCTGAAGATCAGCGAGGTGATCGACTACGTGGCCGCGGTGAAACCCACCCGGTCCTTCCCCACCCACGAAATGGTGCTCTCCGTCGCGGGACGCAAGCTGTCAGACGCCCGGATCGGGCAGGCCACCGAACTCGGCGGCGGCACCTATCACCCCCTCGAGCCGGGAGACACGCTCGAGTTGTAGCCGTGAGAGTGCGCGCCGCGGCTCAGCGCTCGGCGAGCAGCTGCCTGAGTTCGGCGGGTACGGCGCGTGATTTCCCGTCGGGACCGATCAGGTGCTCGCATCCGTCCAGTTCGACGGTGATGGTCGCCCCCGTGTCGACGCCGTCATCGAGGAAGAAGAGCACCACAAATGCCGTCGCGTCGGCGCCGCAGTCAGGGACGATCTGACCGGATGCCGCGGCGAGCACAACCCCGGCCGCATCCGGGCCCAGCTGACCGCCGCGCGCGAACCGGCCCTCGGTGGGCGAGCGCTGACCGCTGTGCTGATCGAGCTCGGCGACTCCCGGTGCGCCGGTGGGCTCACTTTGGTGGGTCACCGCGGGGTCGACCGCGGTGTACTCGCACCAGCGCACCCCGTCCACGGCGTTTGCCGCTGGCAGCGCAGGCGGCCCGACCGGGATCACCGTCATGCCGTCTTGATTGATGACCGCGTCACCGGGTTCGACCGCCACCACGCCTGCTGGCCAGTCGAGGATCCGCGCCCACCACCCCATGAAGCATCCGCTGTCGATCGCCGCCCGCGACTCAACCAGCTCGCCCTTCAGCGTCACGGTCTCCGTCAGCGTCAGCGCTTCGAGCGCGTCCCTGGTGGCCGGTTTCGTTTTGCCGCAGGCATTGCGGGGATAGCTGACGTGAACCGCCCGCCCCGCGGCATCCGCAAGCCAGAGTGGCGGCACGAGCTCCATGTCGGCGGTGCAGGCCATCAAGGGGCTGCTGCCGTCGTGGGGTTGCGCCAGCGCGGTGAGCAGGGCCGACAGGTCACCGTCGAAGCGCTCAACCGTGACGGCGCTCCAGATTCCCTCGGCGTCCTCGACGCTGGAATGCAGGACGCAGCGGTAGGCGGTGACCGGCTGGAAGTCCGCCGGCACACGTCCGGGCGCCGGGGCAGGCGGACGGTCGACGGCGGATGCCTCGGGTGGGAACACGAGGTCACCCAGGTTGGGGGCAAGGCAATCGTGGGCCTCCACGATCGCGGCATCCGGCTCGGGCGATCCGCCTGGCACGGTGGCGCAGCCAGTGACCAGCAGCGCGACAGCCGCGAGCAGGCTGACGGTGAGTCGGGACATTGGCGCTCCAGTGTTTGGCTGCAGTGAGTGGTCGGGTGAACCTCACACTAGATAAGACGAGTAACTACCAGATAACGATGGGGTGTCTCGGTACCCAGTTCCACGTCCGCCGCGAGGGGGACATGAGATGTACCCCATTCTGGGACTATGACAATCTTTCGCAACTGGACAGACTCGTCTGTGGGCCCCCGCACTACCCGCATTACCCGTCGGCCCGCCCGATCTCCCGCGCGCCACCTACGGTCTTACCAGCCGCGCATGTGCCGGACACGATCACCACCCGCTATACCCGATCCCTTTTCCCGAAAGTGATACAACGATGTCCGCTGCCCCCACCATCGCCGTGCCCGAAACCGCAGCCCAGCCTCCGATGGAGTGCACCGCGTGCGGCTCCAAGATGGAGACCCGCCCGAACCCGTACTTCGGCAAGGGCCTCGCCACCCACCGCACGGTGGCGCTGTGCAAGGGCTGCTTCCGGGTCGCGTTCGTCCCTGAGCCTGCGATCGACGAGGAGGCAGCATCTGCCCGCAAGATCGCCGGCAAGGTGCGCGGCTTCTTCGCCCGCGCCGCGTAGCCACGCGGAATCCCGCCGATAACCCGCCGCGGGGGCAGACCCGCCGGGCGGGGATGCGCCGCCCTACAGTTGACACATGACGAAGTTGTCGGCGCAGGATCGCGGCAGGGAGGTGACGCGGACCCTATGGCTGGCCTTCATGGCCGAGCTCGCTGGCATCCTCGCAGCCGACGACCCGGAGGCACTGCACCGA
This Salinibacterium sp. ZJ450 DNA region includes the following protein-coding sequences:
- a CDS encoding phage major capsid protein, giving the protein MSYTRQPGSIRQQFDAARKAADDILAKAKTENRLLTDAEIKDANDAFDHAEELKPQLEKAEPSSALLDFVRGTPDRNSTSGLKAGAAWAASAADTLVKAATLRSPDGQPQIKALVGATVTVPTVVGPTATNPTRPLSILELIPSIVRPVVDDDAGNRFAYLYESVNTDTAKSVADNTAKPVSVVTMEERSDRYRVFATLSEAFPERFLSDYKNLVRILDRRLAEFVLGALEAAILSGDPATVGRDDFQGILNRTGVQVIPAVPSELIKTLSNAKLALETSFITRPTAWVMNPVDVQKLELLRETGTTGPFMFKSGRSQIESILGDIPIVSTTRITAGTALLGDFDQTLLRVADQMTVKVDGSGTLFDNNQVKLRVEGRFGFEVYRPFAFAKITLP
- a CDS encoding ImmA/IrrE family metallo-endopeptidase gives rise to the protein MNSYDPYAHAAELGVAIRHLPIDPLGLFMAQYNTVVVQSGLSREQDRFVLAHQLAHIEMDDPLEDDADDDEGEQREIRANNIAAMRLIPYPELVEAWKRHGEDAASMADALGVPVEVLNARLRLLRLQSESQSTEGGI
- a CDS encoding helix-turn-helix domain-containing protein, which encodes MALFDLENVGERIARYRKMNGMTAEELAALAGSGLTRSVISNIESGRKTNLTVAHLLALSEALGVPPTALVVSLEEPERVVATGTSTGELTSNDVVEWLAGAPLEKGELTPAGQKVRVALFGIREYYRALRDLKHAVQEGAHLVAALDEPNLKRMSQDVVEKADYLRDIGIKVGPANQRQPLDTGEYAWLVETAREAAAEVAHRFAEEEPSSSKDDARKL
- a CDS encoding tyrosine-type recombinase/integrase is translated as MATITAYTTASGKRYRVRYRKPDRSQTDKRGFKTKRDAELYLAGIEVSKSRGAYVDPSKTRVTVSQWMEVWLASRNDMRATTRTRVEGIIGTHINSQLGGTPLGDLTRLRTQQWASQLPGAPETVRKVVNVLSGALQFAIEDGRLAANPASRLKLPKKTKTAKRYLTHDQVAALAQAVGERSNGSALGYDILVLLLAYCGLRWGELCGLRVRDVDLKRGRLSVEQTVVADKGYQRVEPPKDYEHRSIPIPLFLLPHLQKQVAGRADDAPVFYGQRTGTHLRNHVFRIGWFDDAAAAVGLVGLTPHELRHTAASLAVSAGANVKAVQRMLGHAHASVTLDVYADLFDEDLDSVAVALDHAALNSNVGKMWADDPKPALKALN
- a CDS encoding iron-sulfur cluster assembly accessory protein, which codes for MLTLTETASTVVKNIAAQSLGTEDGGLRVSSDEAGGSALNVAIAAGPEPADEVIESGGAHVYLEPIVATALADKVLDAEVAEDGSVRFAIGDQE
- a CDS encoding MBL fold metallo-hydrolase, which produces MRLTKQEHACFIVEEDGQKLVIDPGSYTTPLLGVDGVIAVVITHEHADHWTPDQLKAILDHNQDVAIYGPPGVVAAVGDDFTVHAVHEGDEVTVGPFTLKFFGSKHAVIHSSIPVIDNTGVLINDRIYYAGDSFTIPPVKVDTLAVPAGAPWLKISEVIDYVAAVKPTRSFPTHEMVLSVAGRKLSDARIGQATELGGGTYHPLEPGDTLEL